A genomic region of Halobacteriovorax sp. DA5 contains the following coding sequences:
- a CDS encoding sigma-54 dependent transcriptional regulator, which yields MLEVPKLDKLVKDTFCVHGNSIEITPLFGSKRRILLNRTSYHIELTGKEFIVDSLEISLPIISIEDEAGFKLSIVKTNVGDTFCLSGINGATFRINGSFSSHAYLRKGDEIILGRNRIRCLREERKEKLSFDYQIHPKLNVLIEGETGTGKSYLAKKIHEQSGVLGNFVHLNLSSYSHNILESELFGHKKGSFTGALSDKDGALKMANGGTLFLDEIDSISKEVQAKLLLFLDDGLFYPVGSNQAQYIKTRVIVASGRSLLKLVEEGKMRSDFYFRISSEEVIKLDSLRENDQRLNELLCSYENRYGITIHPKLKKFYHCYSWPGNIRQLNAHLKKKHLKGKSNLLTYCEMDDNLMDHNQIIDRSIENNEFYSYRDMKHRYFLKVFNHCDQNVATTASLLGVSNQTVRTVLSI from the coding sequence ATGCTAGAAGTACCAAAGTTAGATAAACTTGTAAAAGACACATTTTGTGTTCATGGAAATTCTATAGAAATTACACCTTTATTTGGCTCAAAACGTCGAATTTTATTGAATCGAACATCCTATCATATTGAATTAACAGGAAAGGAGTTTATTGTTGATTCTCTAGAAATATCACTACCTATTATTTCGATAGAGGATGAAGCTGGCTTTAAGCTATCAATTGTGAAAACAAATGTAGGTGATACCTTTTGTTTGTCAGGAATTAATGGAGCAACCTTTAGAATTAACGGCTCATTTTCATCTCACGCTTATCTGAGGAAGGGCGATGAAATCATCCTTGGGCGAAATCGAATTCGCTGCTTAAGAGAGGAGCGCAAAGAGAAGCTCAGTTTTGATTATCAAATCCATCCAAAGCTTAATGTCTTAATTGAAGGAGAGACTGGAACTGGAAAGAGCTATTTAGCAAAAAAGATACATGAGCAAAGTGGCGTGCTTGGTAATTTTGTTCATCTTAACTTAAGTTCTTACTCTCATAATATTTTGGAGTCAGAATTATTTGGTCATAAGAAAGGATCTTTTACAGGTGCCTTAAGTGATAAGGATGGTGCTCTAAAAATGGCCAATGGTGGAACATTATTCTTAGATGAAATCGATTCTATTTCAAAAGAAGTTCAAGCAAAGCTTTTGCTCTTTCTCGATGATGGACTTTTCTATCCAGTTGGATCAAATCAAGCGCAATATATAAAAACTAGAGTTATCGTGGCCTCAGGTCGCTCCCTGTTAAAGCTAGTAGAGGAAGGGAAAATGCGCTCTGATTTTTATTTTCGTATATCATCTGAAGAAGTGATAAAATTAGATTCTTTGCGTGAGAATGATCAACGTTTAAATGAGTTACTTTGTTCTTATGAAAATCGATATGGCATTACCATTCACCCTAAACTTAAGAAGTTTTATCATTGTTACTCATGGCCTGGAAATATTAGGCAATTAAATGCACATTTAAAAAAGAAGCACCTAAAGGGGAAGTCAAATCTTCTAACTTATTGTGAAATGGATGATAATCTTATGGATCACAATCAGATAATAGATCGTTCTATTGAAAATAATGAATTCTATTCATATCGAGATATGAAGCATCGTTACTTTTTAAAAGTTTTTAATCATTGTGACCAAAATGTTGCAACTACTGCAAGTTTACTTGGAGTTTCAAATCAAACAGTGAGAACGGTCTTATCCATTTAA
- a CDS encoding flagellar basal body-associated FliL family protein, whose product MMNKWLKIEKYLNGLLTNLANFFTGITPNKIKNSYHNFLKTIAGLIQKIIALPEFLTGPAKKWFRIKLAALVTFMLAKKQSLASVGAAFKNFKMSGDIPLMAYNAAKSFWSKNVALKLAAVSPAKAVGITCTLTVFSLTGISVYQNIQEISDKTSPKQERKIASEEDLEKAKWGRSRYRLANKRTIFLRNVDIPIYIKNRNGMKSLLIDVLLETNNRYTAQYFYKPENEILIRDRLNESLQAVVPNFPLEPEGKKIIKEKVRYEVNKLIEDLKIDGHVEKVYIDSILNG is encoded by the coding sequence ATGATGAATAAATGGCTAAAAATTGAAAAATATTTAAATGGTTTGCTAACAAATCTTGCCAACTTCTTTACTGGAATTACTCCAAATAAGATTAAGAATTCTTATCACAACTTTCTAAAGACAATCGCTGGACTAATCCAGAAGATCATTGCCTTGCCAGAGTTCCTTACTGGGCCGGCAAAGAAATGGTTTAGAATTAAGCTAGCTGCATTAGTCACATTCATGCTGGCCAAAAAGCAAAGTTTAGCAAGTGTTGGAGCTGCTTTTAAGAATTTTAAAATGTCTGGTGATATTCCTCTCATGGCCTACAACGCAGCGAAAAGTTTTTGGTCAAAGAATGTTGCCCTAAAACTTGCAGCAGTCTCTCCGGCCAAGGCCGTGGGAATAACATGTACCCTAACTGTTTTTTCACTAACAGGTATTTCTGTTTATCAAAATATCCAGGAGATTTCAGATAAGACTTCTCCAAAACAAGAAAGAAAAATTGCTAGTGAAGAAGATCTAGAAAAAGCTAAATGGGGTCGATCTCGTTATCGTCTGGCCAATAAAAGAACGATCTTTTTAAGAAATGTTGATATTCCAATTTACATAAAAAATAGAAATGGCATGAAGTCTCTTCTTATCGATGTGCTATTAGAAACAAATAATCGATACACGGCCCAGTATTTCTATAAACCAGAAAATGAGATTTTAATACGCGACCGCCTCAATGAATCACTTCAAGCTGTTGTGCCTAACTTTCCTCTTGAGCCAGAAGGGAAGAAAATTATCAAAGAAAAAGTTCGTTATGAAGTTAATAAACTAATTGAAGATCTAAAAATCGACGGTCACGTTGAAAAGGTCTATATCGACTCAATTTTAAATGGATAA
- a CDS encoding YicC/YloC family endoribonuclease, translating to MAKNIYSMTGFGKAEAGSESLQVTVEIKTVNHRFKDIRFKMSSLFNSVELEMRNLIAQNFKRGSFDINVSYKRLEAKSRFDDIDTEKVNAFITSMKHLADKNDVQLDIKPTDFLRNEFMKEVDESSIDEMNVFAIDALKGAIENLKESRKIEGQKMVDVIKKHQQSYEEFFKVVNDKSDDFQAAVKERLEKRFEEYKTAMPVDEPRFMQEVIFYLEKMDIHEEINRINAHLSKLNDLLTKGGEVGRQIDFLIQELNRETNTTGSKSTLQEISEAVVQMKVQLEKIREQGLNLE from the coding sequence ATGGCCAAAAATATATATTCAATGACTGGCTTTGGTAAGGCCGAAGCGGGAAGTGAAAGCCTTCAAGTTACAGTTGAAATCAAGACAGTAAATCATCGCTTTAAAGATATTCGATTTAAGATGTCATCACTTTTTAATAGTGTTGAACTTGAAATGAGAAATCTCATTGCGCAAAATTTTAAACGTGGAAGCTTTGATATAAACGTAAGCTATAAAAGGCTTGAAGCGAAATCTCGTTTTGATGATATTGATACTGAAAAAGTGAACGCATTTATAACTTCGATGAAACATCTAGCAGACAAGAATGATGTTCAACTCGATATAAAACCAACTGATTTTTTACGTAATGAATTTATGAAAGAAGTCGATGAGTCTTCTATTGATGAGATGAATGTTTTTGCCATCGATGCCCTTAAGGGAGCGATTGAGAACTTAAAAGAATCACGTAAGATTGAAGGTCAAAAAATGGTCGATGTTATTAAAAAACATCAGCAATCTTATGAAGAGTTTTTTAAAGTAGTTAATGATAAGTCAGATGATTTTCAAGCGGCCGTAAAGGAAAGACTTGAGAAGAGATTTGAAGAATATAAAACGGCGATGCCTGTTGATGAACCTCGCTTTATGCAAGAAGTAATCTTCTACTTAGAGAAAATGGATATTCACGAAGAAATTAATCGTATTAATGCCCACCTATCTAAGTTAAATGACCTGCTAACAAAAGGCGGGGAAGTTGGACGCCAAATTGATTTTCTTATTCAAGAGCTTAACCGCGAAACTAATACAACGGGATCGAAGTCAACACTACAAGAGATCTCTGAAGCCGTTGTTCAAATGAAGGTTCAGCTAGAAAAGATTCGAGAGCAAGGTTTAAACCTCGAGTAG
- the gmk gene encoding guanylate kinase, with translation MSEGKIIVIVAPSGSGKSTLIKRIKNEFHDLLESVSFTTRKAREGEEHGKHYNFISEEEFLAMKKQDAFLEWAKVHGNYYGTSKDFVENEIAQGHNLLFDLDVQGTDSFKEYFGDRARVIFIAPPSVEALEQRLRGRGTETDESLNIRLDNAKRELLRKNDYDYLVVNDDLETAYIELKDIFEGILRK, from the coding sequence ATGAGTGAAGGTAAAATTATAGTTATTGTTGCACCATCTGGATCAGGAAAATCAACTCTGATTAAGAGGATTAAAAATGAATTCCATGATCTCCTGGAGTCGGTTTCTTTTACGACAAGAAAGGCCCGTGAAGGTGAGGAGCATGGTAAGCACTATAACTTTATATCAGAAGAAGAGTTTCTTGCTATGAAGAAGCAAGATGCATTTTTAGAATGGGCAAAAGTTCATGGTAATTACTATGGAACTTCTAAAGACTTTGTCGAAAACGAAATTGCTCAAGGGCATAATCTTCTTTTTGATCTAGATGTTCAAGGAACTGACTCATTCAAAGAATATTTTGGTGATCGTGCACGTGTGATATTTATTGCTCCACCAAGTGTTGAAGCATTGGAGCAGAGACTTCGTGGCCGTGGCACGGAGACAGATGAAAGTTTAAATATTCGTCTTGATAATGCAAAACGCGAATTACTTAGAAAGAATGATTACGATTATCTTGTGGTTAATGATGACCTTGAGACTGCATATATTGAATTAAAAGATATTTTTGAAGGAATCTTAAGAAAGTAA